One genomic window of Prinia subflava isolate CZ2003 ecotype Zambia chromosome 27, Cam_Psub_1.2, whole genome shotgun sequence includes the following:
- the LOC134562288 gene encoding olfactory receptor 14J1-like — translation MSNSSSISHFLLLPLAHTRQLQLLHFCLFLAISLAALLANGLIISAVACGHLLHSPMFFFLLHLALSDLGSILTTVPKAMHNSLWDTSNISYEGCAAQVFLLIFFLGTQYFLLTVMCYDRYVSICKPLHYGTLLGSRACAHMAAAAWASAFLNALLHTANTFSLPLCHGNALGQFFCEISHILKLSCNKSYLREFVITVVSASLIFGCFVFIVFSYVQIFRAVLRIPSEQGRHKAFSTCLPHLAVISLFLSTGTFAYLKPPSISSPSLDLSLSVLYSVVPPALNPLIYSLRNQELKAAVWTLITVRFQKH, via the coding sequence atgtccaacagcagctccatcagccacttcctcctgctgccattggcacacacgcggcagctgcagctcctgcacttctgcctcttcctggccatctccctggctgccctcctggccaacggcctcatcatcagcgccgtagcctgcggccacctcctgcacagccccatgttcttcttcctgctccacctggccctcagcgacctgggctccatcctcaccactgtccccaaagccatgcacaattccctctgggacaccagcaACATCTCCTATGAAGGATGTGCTGCTCAGGTGTTTCTGCTTATCTTCTTTCTGGGAACTCAGTATTTCCTCCTCACAGTCATGTGCTACGACCgctacgtgtccatctgcaaacccctgcactacgggaccctcctgggcagcagagcttgtgcccacatggcagcagctgcctgggccagtgcctttctcaatgctctgctgcacacggccaatacattttccctgcctctgtgccatggcaatgccctgggccagttcttttgtgaaatctcacacatcctcaagctctcctgcAACAAATCCTACCTCAGGGAATTTGTGATTACTGTGGTTTCTGCCTCCTTAATATTTggctgttttgtgttcattgttttctcctatgtgcagatcttcagggctgtgctgaggatcccctctgagcagggacggcacaaagccttttccacctgcctccctcacctggctgtgaTCTCCCTGTTTCTCAGCACTGGCACATTTGCCTACCTGAAGCCCCCCTCCatttcctccccatccctggatctgtccctgtcagttctgtactcggtggtgcctccagccctgaaccccctcatctacagcctgaggaaccaggagctcaaggctgcagtgtggacaCTGATCACTGTACGATTTCAGAAACATTAA